One window of the Desulfobotulus pelophilus genome contains the following:
- a CDS encoding ABC-three component system protein, with protein MPPRNSQFSASEPALGYFYQPRYALLQLLRLPEDTVCFIEKDDDIDFTDADEGRILVSLKHKAPGDTLTNLSPDFWKSVRIWLEYYLKENCSTPSVSFFLYTTGNVATGSFLAAFLPNAPPDETLPQQVSEILAQSESKTIGKTKILLEKLPKDKWPDFFRRITIFDNQERIQNIPQIIINEKLRTVRPQFRRPVYERLEGWWTNECIELLSGRRHEPLRGSEVSEILSYITEQFREDNLPIDFEYAEPENGANPDSDDRNFVKQLRAIGLHSDRIRRAIIDYYRAFEQRGSWLRENVMLTGGELEKYDDRLVDEWARLREIVFEELANDSPEKLLQTTGRKLLNDLSTSNHPNLRIRTGVTATFVTMGSYHMLANEGTPRVYWHPRFEMRVADILHGRKP; from the coding sequence ATGCCTCCTAGGAATAGTCAATTTTCAGCCTCTGAGCCTGCACTTGGGTACTTTTATCAGCCTCGCTACGCGTTGCTTCAACTTTTGCGACTTCCTGAAGACACTGTATGCTTTATCGAAAAGGATGACGATATTGATTTTACAGATGCGGATGAGGGTCGGATCTTGGTATCCCTCAAACACAAGGCGCCTGGAGATACTCTAACGAACCTATCACCTGATTTCTGGAAGTCAGTACGGATTTGGTTAGAATACTACCTCAAGGAAAACTGCTCTACGCCCTCTGTTTCCTTCTTCCTCTATACAACTGGAAACGTTGCTACTGGCTCCTTCTTGGCAGCTTTTTTGCCCAATGCACCTCCAGACGAAACTCTCCCGCAGCAGGTGTCCGAAATCCTTGCACAATCAGAATCGAAAACCATTGGGAAGACTAAAATTCTCCTTGAAAAACTCCCAAAAGACAAATGGCCAGATTTCTTTCGTCGGATTACTATTTTCGACAACCAAGAGCGTATCCAAAATATCCCCCAAATAATCATTAACGAAAAACTGAGGACTGTGCGCCCCCAGTTCCGCCGTCCTGTCTATGAACGTCTTGAAGGATGGTGGACTAATGAGTGCATCGAACTTCTCAGTGGGCGGAGGCATGAACCACTCCGTGGCTCCGAAGTATCGGAGATACTCAGCTATATTACGGAGCAGTTTCGTGAAGATAATCTTCCAATTGACTTTGAGTATGCTGAACCAGAGAATGGAGCGAATCCAGATTCAGATGATCGAAATTTTGTAAAGCAGTTGCGAGCAATCGGGCTCCACTCTGATCGGATCAGAAGAGCTATTATTGATTACTATCGAGCATTTGAACAGAGAGGATCTTGGTTGCGTGAAAATGTAATGTTGACTGGCGGAGAGCTTGAGAAATACGATGACCGTCTTGTTGATGAATGGGCGCGACTCCGGGAAATTGTTTTCGAAGAGTTGGCGAATGACAGCCCAGAAAAATTACTTCAGACAACAGGCAGGAAACTTTTAAACGACCTCTCAACAAGCAACCATCCGAACCTTCGCATTCGAACGGGGGTAACTGCCACCTTTGTTACAATGGGCAGTTATC